The following proteins are co-located in the Vigna angularis cultivar LongXiaoDou No.4 chromosome 2, ASM1680809v1, whole genome shotgun sequence genome:
- the LOC108328392 gene encoding LOW QUALITY PROTEIN: probable leucine-rich repeat receptor-like protein kinase At1g35710 (The sequence of the model RefSeq protein was modified relative to this genomic sequence to represent the inferred CDS: inserted 1 base in 1 codon), with amino-acid sequence MVFLFPTLESMKLLSLCLLXMVTSLHAALSSSLSLQHTEAKALLKWKASLDSPSQTLLSSWDGNSSCSWLGIACDHSGSVSNINLTNIGLSGTLQTLNFSSFPNILTLDTSLNSFTGSIPPQIGELSKLTHLDLSHNHLTGPIPSEITQLVSLQILHLEKNIFNGSIPEEIGELRNLREITFKFANFTGTIPKSIGKLPFLSKLCAWNCGLTGSIPNSIGNLSSLLFLDFTLNNLYGNIPNEIWNLTNLKTLRLGYNSLHSSIPREICTLQQLEALDMKANNLFGNIPVEIGKLVNLTTLWLSSNNLSGSVPREIGTMTNLFQLDLSNNSLSGTIPPTIGNLSKLGYLCINDNHLSGSIPNEVGKLHSLLTIRLSNNNLSGPIPSSIGNLFNLDSIHLIRNKLSGIIPSTIGNLTKLTALTLFSNKLSGHIPAEINMLNNLETLDLCDNNFIGHLPHNVCYSGKLLKFTAARNHFTGPVPKSLKNCSSLIRVSVHENHLTGNLTEDFGVYPHLDYIYLSENNFYGHLSPKWGKCRNLRSLKISNNNLSGSIPPELSQATNLHIIQLSSNHLTGDIPEHLGNLTYLFELSLHSNNLSGNLPIKIASLQDLETLELGANSFSGLIPNQLGNLVKLLHLNLSQNRFTENIPLEFGKLKYLQSLDLSMNILSGKIPSKLGELKSLEILNISHNHLSGDLSSFDEMISLISVDISYNQLQGPLPNISAFNMATIEALRNNKGLCGNVSGLEPCSTSRNKSQNRVILVVLPIGLGTFMLTLFIFGVSYHLCRKSKTKEHPIAESSVQNPFAIWSIDGKMVYENIIEATEEFDHKHLIGVGGQGSVFKAELQTGQVVAVKKLHSVQNGESSNDKAFSSEIQALTEIRHRNIVRLYGYCSHSRFSFLVYEFLERGSIDNNLKNNEEAIAFNWKRRIDAIKGVANALCYMHHDCSPPIVHRDISSKNVILNSEYVAHVSDFGTAKLLNTNSTNWTSFVGTFGYAAPELAYKMEVNEKCDVYSFGVLALEILFGEHPGEFINSLLISSSNVMNSTLNISSFLGKLDERLPYPANIAKEIALIVRIVNACLSESPSSRPTMKQVVNYSSM; translated from the exons ATGGTGTTCTTATTTCCAACGCTTGAATCCATGAAACTCCTGTCATTATGTCTGC CTATGGTCACTTCTCTTCATGCAGCATTGTCTTCCTCACTCTCACTTCAACACACAGAAGCAAAAGCTTTGTTGAAGTGGAAAGCTAGCCTTGACAGCCCAAGTCAAACATTACTATCTTCATGGGATGGCAATAGTTCATGCAGTTGGCTTGGAATTGCTTGTGACCACTCAGGATCAGTCTCCAACATAAATCTTACAAACATTGGATTAAGTGGTACGCTTCAAACTCTCAATTTTTCATCATTTCCAAACATCCTCACTCTTGATACCAGTCTTAACTCCTTCACTGGAAGTATTCCTCCTCAAATTGGGGAATTGTCCAAACTCACTCATCTTGATTTAAGTCACAATCATCTCACTGGACCAATTCCTTCTGAAATAACTCAGTTGGTCAgtcttcaaattttacatctgGAAAAGAACATTTTCAATGGCTCTATTCCTGAAGAAATAGGTGAATTAAGGAATTTGAGAGAGATTACTTTTAAATTTGCCAATTTCACGGGGACAATCCCAAAGTCTATTGGAAAACTGCCATTCTTGTCAAAGCTTTGTGCTTGGAATTGTGGTCTCACAGGGTCTATTCCAAACTCTATAGGAAATTTGAGCAGCCTGCTATTTCTAGATTTTACGCTGAACAACCTTTACGGAAATATTCCTAATGAAATTTGGAATTTGACAAACTTAAAGACTTTGCGGCTAGGATATAATAGCTTACATAGTTCTATTCCTAGAGAAATATGTACGCTGCAGCAGCTGGAGGCTCTAGATATGAAAGCAAACAATTTATTTGGCAACATTCCTGTGGAAATTGGGAAATTGGTGAACTTGACCACGTTATGGCTTTCAAGCAATAACCTTTCGGGTTCTGTTCCCCGAGAAATTGGAACGATGACAAATTTGTTTCAACTTGATTTGTCCAATAACTCTTTATCAGGTACAATCCCCCCTACAATTGGAAATCTGAGCAAGTTAGGTTATTTATGCATAAATGACAACCATCTCTCTGGTTCCATTCCTAATGAAGTCGGAAAACTCCATTCTCTTCTGACAATCCGATTGTCAAATAATAATCTCTCTGGACCAATCCCATCTTCCATTGGTAACTTGTTCAATTTAGACTCTATTCATCTTATTAGAAACAAACTCTCCGGAATAATTCCTTCGACCATTGGTAACTTGACAAAGCTCACCGCTCTTACTTTATTCTCAAATAAGCTTAGTGGACACATCCCGGCAGAAATAAATATGCTTAACAACCTGGAAACATTGGATTTATGTGACAATAATTTCATTGGTCATTTGCCTCACAATGTTTGCTATAGTGGAAAGTTGCTAAAGTTTACTGCTGCCAGAAACCATTTCACAGGTCCAGTACCCAAGAGTTTGAAGAATTGCTCCAGCCTCATAAGAGTTTCAGTTCATGAAAATCATTTGACAGGAAATCTAACAGAGGATTTTGGTGTATATCCACACTTGGATTACATATACCTGAGTGAAAATAACTTTTATGGCCATCTTTCCCCAAAATGGGGGAAATGCCGTAATCTCAGAAGCCTCAAAATCTCTAACAATAATTTATCAGGAAGCATTCCACCAGAACTAAGTCAGGCAACCAATTTACATATAATTCAACTGTCTTCAAATCACCTCACAGGAGACATTCCTGAACATTTAGGTAATTTGACCTACCTGTTCGAACTTTCTCTCCATAGTAATAATCTCTCAGGGAATCTTCCTATAAAAATAGCATCATTGCAAGATCTTGAAACCTTAGAGCTCGGAGCAAATAGTTTTTCTGGTTTAATTCCAAATCAACTTGGTAATTTGGTCAAGTTATTACATTTGAATTTGAGCCAAAATAGATTTACTGAAAATATTCCATTGGAGTTtggtaaattaaaatatcttcaaaGTCTTGATCTTAGCATGAACATTTTGAGTGGAAAAATACCATCAAAGTTGGGAGAGCTTAAAAGcttagaaatattaaatatctcacataatcatctttcaGGTGATCTCTCCAGCTTTGATGAGATGATAAGCTTGATATCTGTTGATATATCATACAACCAATTACAGGGTCCACTTCCCAACATTTCAGCCTTCAATATGGCTACAATTGAAGCATTGAGAAATAATAAAGGCTTGTGTGGTAATGTCTCAGGCTTGGAACCATGCTCAACATCACGAAACAAATCTCAAAACAGAGTCATATTGGTAGTTTTACCCATTGGTTTGGGAACATTCATGCTAACATTGTTTATCTTTGGAGTCTCATATCATCTTTGTCGAAAGTCAAAGACAAAAGAACATCCGATTGCAGAATCATCAGTTCAAAATCCTTTTGCGATATGGAGTATTGATGGAAAGATGGTGTATGAGAACATAATCGAAGCCACAGAAGAGTTTGACCATAAACATCTCATTGGAGTTGGAGGACAAGGAAGCGTTTTCAAAGCTGAATTGCAAACAGGTCAAGTTGTTGCTGTTAAGAAACTCCATTCAGTACAAAATGGAGAAAGTTCAAATGATAAAGCTTTCTCAAGTGAAATTCAAGCTTTGACAGAAATTCGACACCGTAACATTGTGAGGTTATATGGGTATTGTTCTCATTCTCGATTCTCATTTTTGGTGTATGAGTTCTTAGAAAGGGGAAGCatagataataatttaaaaaacaatgaaGAGGCAATTGCATTTAATTGGAAAAGAAGGATTGATGCCATTAAAGGTGTAGCAAATGCTTTATGCTATATGCATCATGATTGTTCACCTCCAATTGTTCATCGGGATATATCAAGCAAGAATGTTATTTTGAATTCGGAGTATGTGGCTCATGTCTCAGATTTTGGAACTGCCAAGCTTCTTAATACTAATTCAACCAATTGGACATCATTTGTGGGAACTTTTGGATATGCTGCTCCAG AACTTGCATACAAGATGGAAGTGAATGAAAAATGTGATGTCTACAGCTTTGGGGTATTAGCACTGGAAATACTTTTTGGAGAGCACCCTGGagaatttataaattcattgtTGATATCTTCATCCAATGTCATGAATTCAACACTTAATATTTCTTCATTTCTAGGTAAGTTAGATGAACGTCTCCCATATCCTGCAAATATAGCTAAAGAAATAGCTTTGATTGTAAGGATAGTGAATGCATGCTTGAGTGAAAGCCCTAGTTCTCGTCCTACCATGAAGCAAGTGGTCAACTACTCTTCAATGTAG